The Nocardia sp. BMG111209 genome includes a window with the following:
- a CDS encoding DUF6924 domain-containing protein: MRAVPGEVFAYRMWRRNRGAAQWEPAPPVVLHVSDDALAAPAQISWTTWEGVPSALGFAPDMASCYGHRRAGGVVQELRGELDERSAADPARGYEFATETTVAESWSPAGRLRILVDDGDEVGMCSAEWSGTAGDALSVALLTEDASGLVQEVWASAEHPHAGEVAANLLRGTTRKWFAPRNRATLEFRFAAPISVDQYELTSADDYPDRDPSAWTLRGSVDGHRWRTLDTRSGRSFEERHLAHTFTVAEPGSWSRYRLDITGNHGSPDLQLETVRFLVTSGFTGYRRRTGEAPLPLRGTVVTPAIPQPNELSAPFSVRTQELSPMVAAEFRPIVAVNRALSAPERTDERPEEADTEPSRADDRPQQAEAGPERADAEVERVGNGVERADAGPEPQAGGSWLPLGGSLSMQSLTSPSGRFTLLHGPYAPCFALRDNLTRDRVWISDAPGSHRVCLGPDGDLVAWDHRGNRLWNTGTAWLGVRRLEVRDSGEVALIGADGAVVWSSGIPGLPAGDGPRPVPRGSILRRGESLYGQSLTSADGSTVLCHDGRVALIIVHGLTSQWDRFPDVENELSLDEDGYLRLRALNGTVLEEISGPGAELVVERGAAELRDEAGAVVWTSTRSPRPGPVREPLLAQDDSLVVWFAGLTGRGHRVAVARDTGPQEVLARIGVTPVAGTWHELRRLRDGTHPAGGTVVAAIAVGADVLLVSDDPDLPVATLAPWVAAVQQPEGSAFPTFSLHRDGTLVSEIRQYPSRHKGTKVPEVAAALAELVHPLHIHTLLFRTAGVVPDAGRLGGELLGGVLAPEPAPAPEPETPAESPLVLDGWQSMSALVVRTDFTDPDAWDRVIRELRLPWVGDDPEEPYLISDPRLTGAPAEQVLREVRGARSPQGTPGAVFIADGITMREPGHPLLAVTTEWDGRPFEDDEDGFVTQFRLLPDAAVEISTNLDLGNMDFEDFAGDGVHERFA; this comes from the coding sequence GTGCGAGCGGTGCCGGGTGAGGTGTTCGCGTACCGGATGTGGCGGCGGAACCGGGGGGCCGCGCAGTGGGAACCTGCGCCGCCGGTGGTGTTGCACGTGAGTGACGACGCTCTCGCGGCGCCCGCACAGATCTCCTGGACCACGTGGGAGGGCGTGCCGTCCGCGCTCGGCTTCGCACCGGATATGGCGAGTTGTTACGGGCATCGCCGAGCGGGTGGGGTCGTGCAGGAGTTGCGGGGCGAGCTCGACGAGCGATCGGCGGCGGACCCGGCGCGCGGATACGAATTCGCTACCGAGACAACGGTTGCCGAGAGCTGGAGTCCGGCCGGCCGGCTACGGATCCTGGTCGACGACGGCGACGAGGTGGGCATGTGCTCGGCGGAATGGTCGGGTACCGCGGGCGATGCCCTGTCCGTCGCACTGCTCACGGAGGATGCGAGCGGCCTCGTCCAGGAGGTCTGGGCCAGCGCGGAACATCCGCACGCGGGCGAGGTGGCCGCCAATCTGCTGCGCGGGACCACCCGCAAATGGTTCGCCCCGCGCAATCGCGCGACCCTCGAATTCCGTTTCGCCGCACCGATTTCGGTCGACCAGTACGAGCTGACCTCCGCCGACGACTACCCGGACCGCGACCCATCGGCGTGGACGCTGCGCGGTTCGGTCGACGGTCACCGATGGCGAACGCTCGATACCCGGTCCGGCCGGTCGTTCGAGGAACGGCACCTGGCCCATACGTTCACGGTCGCGGAGCCGGGATCCTGGTCGCGATATCGGCTGGACATCACCGGCAACCACGGCTCGCCGGACCTACAACTGGAGACCGTGCGATTCCTGGTCACCAGCGGTTTCACGGGCTACCGGCGACGCACGGGTGAGGCGCCACTGCCGTTGCGGGGCACCGTCGTCACACCGGCGATCCCGCAACCGAACGAGCTGTCCGCGCCGTTCTCGGTGCGGACGCAGGAGCTGAGCCCGATGGTCGCCGCCGAATTCCGACCGATCGTGGCCGTGAACCGCGCTCTCTCGGCACCGGAACGAACAGACGAGAGGCCGGAGGAAGCGGACACCGAGCCGAGCCGGGCGGATGACAGGCCGCAACAGGCGGAGGCCGGGCCGGAGCGCGCGGACGCCGAGGTGGAGCGTGTGGGCAACGGGGTGGAGCGGGCGGACGCCGGGCCGGAGCCGCAGGCGGGGGGCTCGTGGCTGCCGTTGGGTGGGAGTTTGTCGATGCAGTCGCTGACCTCCCCGTCGGGCCGGTTCACGTTGTTGCACGGGCCGTATGCGCCGTGTTTCGCATTGCGGGACAACCTCACTCGTGATCGGGTGTGGATCAGCGATGCGCCGGGTTCGCACCGGGTGTGCCTGGGGCCCGACGGGGATCTGGTGGCCTGGGACCATCGCGGGAATCGGTTGTGGAACACCGGTACCGCATGGCTGGGTGTGCGGCGGCTGGAGGTGCGTGACAGCGGTGAGGTGGCGTTGATCGGCGCGGACGGTGCGGTGGTGTGGAGTTCGGGGATTCCCGGGCTGCCGGCGGGGGACGGTCCCCGGCCGGTGCCGCGGGGGTCCATCCTGCGCCGGGGCGAGAGCTTGTACGGCCAGAGCCTGACCAGCGCGGACGGGTCGACCGTGCTGTGTCACGACGGGCGGGTAGCGCTGATCATCGTGCACGGACTCACCTCGCAATGGGACCGATTCCCTGATGTCGAGAACGAGCTGTCCCTCGACGAGGACGGATACCTGCGACTACGCGCTCTGAACGGCACTGTGCTGGAAGAGATCTCCGGTCCCGGCGCCGAACTCGTGGTCGAGCGCGGCGCGGCCGAACTGCGCGACGAGGCCGGGGCCGTCGTCTGGACCTCCACTCGGTCGCCGCGGCCGGGTCCGGTCCGGGAACCGCTGCTGGCGCAGGACGACAGCCTGGTCGTCTGGTTCGCCGGGCTCACCGGACGTGGTCACCGCGTGGCGGTGGCGCGGGACACCGGCCCGCAAGAGGTTCTGGCACGGATCGGTGTCACGCCGGTGGCGGGGACCTGGCACGAGCTGCGGCGGCTCCGGGACGGCACGCATCCGGCGGGCGGGACCGTGGTGGCGGCGATCGCCGTCGGTGCGGATGTGCTGCTGGTGTCCGACGATCCCGATCTGCCCGTCGCGACGCTGGCACCGTGGGTGGCGGCCGTACAGCAGCCGGAGGGGTCCGCCTTCCCCACGTTCAGCCTCCATCGGGACGGCACACTCGTGAGCGAGATCCGGCAGTACCCCTCGCGCCACAAGGGAACCAAGGTGCCGGAGGTCGCCGCCGCACTGGCAGAACTCGTGCACCCGTTGCACATTCACACCCTGCTGTTCCGCACGGCCGGTGTCGTGCCCGACGCCGGCCGGCTGGGTGGTGAACTGCTCGGCGGGGTCCTGGCACCCGAACCGGCGCCCGCGCCCGAACCCGAAACTCCGGCCGAATCGCCGCTGGTGCTGGACGGCTGGCAATCCATGAGCGCGCTGGTGGTCCGCACCGACTTCACCGATCCGGACGCATGGGATCGGGTGATCCGGGAGCTGCGGCTGCCGTGGGTCGGCGACGATCCGGAGGAGCCCTACCTGATCTCCGATCCCCGCCTGACCGGCGCCCCGGCCGAACAGGTGCTGCGCGAGGTGCGCGGGGCACGGTCCCCGCAGGGGACGCCGGGGGCGGTGTTCATCGCCGACGGCATCACCATGCGGGAGCCGGGTCATCCGCTGCTGGCCGTCACCACCGAATGGGACGGCCGGCCCTTCGAGGACGACGAGGACGGATTCGTCACCCAGTTCCGCCTGCTGCCCGATGCGGCGGTGGAGATCAGCACGAATCTGGACCTCGGCAACATGGACTTCGAAGACTTCGCCGGTGACGGGGTGCACGAACGTTTCGCGTGA
- a CDS encoding nuclear transport factor 2 family protein encodes MVTFDPEQAVSVVAIQQLVSEWAHELDVNNGIVGMGELLTEDVAYNVGGSLRGNRDEVLQFYKDRYARLEASEEGVPFHRHTLHNLRVDFTGRDTATIEFGLAYFTTAGVPAKQDHADPALLSDVFMSVRRGEDGHWRISRFDSAMTFHRVNG; translated from the coding sequence ATGGTCACATTCGATCCGGAGCAGGCCGTTTCGGTCGTCGCCATCCAGCAACTCGTCAGTGAGTGGGCCCACGAGTTGGACGTGAACAACGGGATCGTCGGCATGGGTGAGCTGCTGACCGAGGACGTCGCCTACAACGTCGGCGGCAGCCTGCGCGGTAACCGTGACGAGGTGCTGCAGTTCTACAAGGATCGCTACGCCCGGCTGGAAGCGAGCGAGGAGGGTGTGCCGTTCCATCGCCACACCCTGCACAACCTCCGCGTCGATTTCACCGGAAGGGATACGGCCACCATCGAATTCGGCCTGGCGTACTTCACCACCGCGGGTGTGCCCGCCAAACAGGACCACGCCGATCCGGCCCTGCTGTCCGACGTGTTCATGTCGGTTCGTCGCGGCGAGGACGGGCACTGGCGCATCTCGCGATTCGACAGTGCCATGACCTTCCACCGCGTCAACGGATAG
- a CDS encoding ATP-binding cassette domain-containing protein, with protein sequence MIMTAASSPPAIEIDHLRVRRGGHEVLHDVSLSVPQGSITGLLGPSGCGKTTLIRSIVGTQLIASGDVRVLGRPAGSAGLRARVGYVTQAPSIYDDLTVTDNVSYFAALYGRSAADASAAIDSVGLGDHAGQRGNQLSGGQRTRVSLACALVADPELLLLDEPTVGLDPVLRAELWKQFHALAAQGRTLLVSSHVMDEAEHCDRLLLMRDGDLLAQLTPDELRAETGETSLENAFLALITMGESR encoded by the coding sequence ATGATCATGACGGCTGCGAGCTCTCCCCCTGCGATCGAGATCGATCACCTGCGGGTCCGGCGGGGGGGCCACGAGGTGTTGCACGATGTCTCGCTCTCGGTGCCGCAGGGCTCCATCACCGGACTGCTGGGACCGTCGGGGTGCGGGAAGACGACGCTCATCCGCAGCATCGTCGGGACCCAGCTGATCGCGTCCGGGGATGTGCGGGTACTCGGCCGGCCGGCCGGATCGGCCGGATTGCGCGCGCGGGTGGGATATGTGACGCAGGCGCCGAGCATCTACGACGATCTCACCGTGACCGACAACGTGTCGTATTTCGCGGCGCTGTACGGGCGGTCCGCGGCCGATGCCTCCGCGGCGATCGACTCGGTGGGACTGGGCGACCACGCCGGGCAGCGGGGGAATCAACTCTCGGGCGGGCAGCGGACCCGGGTCTCGCTGGCGTGCGCGCTGGTCGCCGATCCGGAACTGCTGCTGCTCGACGAGCCGACGGTGGGACTGGATCCGGTACTGCGCGCGGAGCTGTGGAAGCAGTTCCACGCACTCGCCGCGCAGGGCCGGACCCTGCTGGTGTCCAGCCATGTGATGGACGAGGCCGAACACTGTGATCGGTTGCTGCTCATGCGCGACGGGGATCTGCTCGCACAGCTCACCCCGGACGAATTGCGGGCCGAGACCGGTGAAACCAGTTTGGAGAACGCGTTTCTCGCGTTGATCACGATGGGAGAGTCGCGATGA
- a CDS encoding ABC transporter permease, with protein MTTTSASPVASVRCYLATTIRILRQLRGDPRTVAMLLLVPTLLLALLYFVYQDTASPPGIPRMFDRVGISMLGILPFIVMFLITAIAMQRERTSGTLERLMTTPLSKLDLLAGYGTAFSAAAAAQAGLACLVSFWLFGMTAAGSVWLVLLIAVLDAVLGVALGLLASAFARTEFQAVQFMPVIVGPQFFLCGLLVPRGELPRWLQIVSDVLPLSYAVDALQQVSRHTGTTADMWRDLGVVAAFAAVALALGAATLRRRTA; from the coding sequence ATGACAACCACTTCCGCGTCCCCGGTGGCATCGGTGCGCTGCTACCTCGCCACCACGATCCGGATCCTGCGGCAGCTGCGGGGCGATCCGCGCACCGTCGCGATGTTGCTGCTGGTGCCGACCCTGCTGCTGGCATTGTTGTATTTCGTGTACCAGGACACCGCCTCGCCGCCGGGGATCCCGCGGATGTTCGACCGGGTCGGGATCAGCATGCTCGGGATCCTGCCGTTCATCGTGATGTTCCTGATCACGGCGATCGCGATGCAGCGCGAGCGGACCTCGGGCACGCTCGAACGGCTGATGACCACGCCGCTGTCCAAACTCGATCTGCTCGCCGGATACGGCACCGCGTTCTCGGCCGCGGCCGCCGCGCAGGCGGGGCTGGCGTGCCTGGTGTCGTTCTGGTTGTTCGGCATGACGGCGGCCGGCAGCGTGTGGCTGGTCCTGCTGATCGCGGTCCTCGATGCCGTCCTCGGCGTCGCGCTGGGACTGCTGGCGAGTGCGTTCGCGCGCACCGAATTTCAGGCGGTGCAGTTCATGCCGGTGATCGTGGGACCGCAGTTCTTCCTGTGCGGGCTGCTGGTGCCGCGCGGTGAATTGCCGCGCTGGTTGCAGATCGTCAGCGATGTGCTGCCGCTCAGTTATGCGGTCGACGCGTTGCAGCAGGTGTCGCGGCACACGGGCACGACCGCGGACATGTGGCGGGATCTGGGGGTCGTGGCGGCCTTCGCCGCGGTCGCGCTGGCGCTGGGGGCGGCGACGCTGCGGCGGCGGACCGCGTGA
- a CDS encoding TetR/AcrR family transcriptional regulator — translation MSSGGGATESDDGGNGRTGRRPGHSGTRDAILAAARTRFAEVGFDKASIRSIATAAGVDPALVHHYFGTKQELLTAAMDIPIDPEVVLGRIRAVPLDRLGETIVRAVVGLWDSPAGVQAVVAIRSLIGGGEVSLARAFLLEVVLKEVRTRVDSPPGSGTTRASLAVSQMVGVLVARKIIGVEPLASMPVEELVRLVGPTLQRYLTGDLDLPG, via the coding sequence GTGAGTTCCGGCGGCGGGGCGACGGAATCGGACGACGGCGGCAACGGCCGCACCGGCCGGCGTCCCGGGCACTCGGGCACCCGGGACGCGATCCTCGCCGCCGCGCGGACCCGATTCGCCGAGGTCGGATTCGACAAGGCCTCGATCCGGTCCATCGCCACCGCCGCGGGTGTGGATCCCGCTCTCGTGCACCACTATTTCGGCACGAAGCAGGAATTGCTCACCGCCGCAATGGATATCCCGATCGATCCGGAGGTGGTGCTCGGCCGGATCCGAGCGGTGCCGCTGGATCGGCTGGGCGAGACCATCGTCCGGGCCGTCGTGGGCCTGTGGGACTCCCCCGCCGGCGTGCAGGCGGTGGTCGCGATCCGCAGCCTCATCGGCGGCGGGGAGGTCTCGCTCGCGCGGGCCTTCCTGCTCGAGGTGGTCCTGAAAGAGGTTCGGACCCGGGTGGATTCGCCGCCGGGCAGCGGGACCACCCGCGCCTCGCTGGCGGTGTCGCAGATGGTCGGCGTCCTGGTCGCGCGCAAGATCATCGGTGTCGAGCCGCTGGCCTCGATGCCGGTCGAGGAGCTGGTCCGGCTGGTCGGGCCCACGCTGCAGCGCTATCTCACCGGCGATCTCGACCTGCCCGGGTGA
- a CDS encoding Trm112 family protein: MPEHTLDPTLLSLLACPQDKGPLSLVRTEGGDSVLYNPRLRRAYPIDDGIPVLLIDEAREVSEAEHEAFTAQG, from the coding sequence ATGCCGGAACACACCTTGGATCCCACCCTGTTGAGTCTGCTGGCCTGCCCGCAGGACAAGGGCCCGCTGTCGCTGGTCCGGACCGAGGGCGGCGACAGTGTGCTCTACAACCCGCGGCTGCGCCGCGCCTACCCGATCGACGACGGCATTCCCGTGCTGCTGATCGATGAGGCGCGCGAGGTGTCCGAGGCCGAGCACGAGGCGTTCACCGCCCAGGGCTGA
- a CDS encoding GtrA family protein — protein sequence MEYLAPGSGGGAELLAPVPGGGVGADGPSPDSAGELIEPSCGDTTAVPGATAAEAGGEEQAPGLLLRLLRRQEIAFAAVGAGNTLLGMALTVFWLKVLGSDWPPAVSVVLAYCLSILAAFVAHRTLVFRVRGHLWRDFGRFIVVNSGGLLLNTVGVQLAVGTFDLPATPATVVVMGLVAVASYFGHRYFSFRRAPEPAAEGDR from the coding sequence GTGGAGTACCTCGCGCCGGGCTCGGGTGGGGGTGCCGAGTTGCTCGCGCCCGTACCGGGTGGTGGCGTCGGGGCGGATGGGCCGTCGCCGGACAGCGCCGGCGAACTGATCGAACCTTCGTGCGGGGATACGACTGCCGTGCCGGGGGCGACAGCAGCCGAGGCAGGTGGCGAGGAGCAGGCGCCGGGGCTGTTGCTGCGGTTGTTGCGGCGGCAGGAGATCGCGTTCGCGGCCGTGGGGGCGGGCAACACGTTGCTCGGCATGGCGCTGACGGTGTTCTGGCTGAAGGTGCTCGGATCCGATTGGCCGCCCGCGGTTTCGGTGGTGCTGGCCTACTGTCTCAGCATCCTGGCCGCGTTCGTGGCGCACCGGACGCTGGTGTTCCGGGTGCGGGGTCATCTGTGGCGCGACTTCGGCCGCTTCATCGTGGTGAATTCCGGTGGGCTGCTGCTGAATACGGTCGGTGTCCAGCTGGCGGTCGGGACCTTCGACCTGCCGGCGACCCCAGCCACGGTGGTGGTGATGGGTCTGGTCGCGGTCGCCAGCTATTTCGGTCACCGGTACTTCTCGTTCCGGCGGGCACCGGAACCTGCCGCCGAGGGGGACCGGTAG
- a CDS encoding membrane protein: MITVFGVVAGYAAVLLANPRHFYTDDSESQYTPLWIMFGRALRSGHLPILVPEQWMTGNYSQEEAGLFNPPQLLIDLIAPSVNNLALLDTVVKLIFSIIAALGVYRVCLAYRSRAPWAAVAGIAFPLTGWFLFFDEASWVTSLTGTAWMINAWASAVRYSRGKSGPIPVFVFLYLAISVEYVFPAVESALMLIAVAVGELVYRRKWEPVARLTAVALCAGLAGLMTYLPSMLSAKVSWRGNSQINNDMFLTVPWSESLNASLPSTLPAFTSWWGYIQPLPMTYIAWFLIPVLAFVDWRKARDAWQEFTAAALFAIMFLMWAAGPGTVGPLRWPARVLPMVALGLLILVCVLVGRFGTVRGWRNRCIAAAVLILALWVRTFSADPHDVAWHLLSAVVVAALGAAAVWLGRTRGTAAAAALTIVAMFPIAYAQVWSVQPTPMSWNLPAYRSDAKAAFPHFTGTTIQLGDRGLLQPNDKSIEGAYGSLVFGNYARDLELSYVNGYTPNGHYWFGDMLCMRWDASVCPDAYRRLFTPEPTTGRTLVDLLKLDRVVLQKAMFPDVGEQPAPDGWKWADYPGHDRYIWVLEREDGLISTVNGRVADAHDVTATSLSESDTTSRVRVSSAEGGRVVFARLGWPGYRATLNGHALPITTVSKSILAVDIPAGTSNADLEVSWRPPGWKICIGTAVVGLAGLGVLQWAYLRTRRRDGDDPEAVAEREPAEVVS; this comes from the coding sequence ATGATCACCGTCTTCGGTGTCGTCGCCGGATATGCCGCTGTCCTGCTCGCCAATCCGCGGCACTTCTACACCGACGACAGCGAATCCCAGTACACCCCGCTGTGGATCATGTTCGGCCGCGCGCTGCGGTCCGGGCATCTGCCGATCCTCGTCCCCGAGCAGTGGATGACCGGCAACTACAGCCAGGAGGAGGCGGGCCTGTTCAACCCGCCGCAGCTGCTGATCGATCTGATCGCGCCGTCGGTGAACAACCTGGCCCTGCTGGACACCGTCGTCAAGCTGATCTTCTCGATCATCGCGGCGCTCGGCGTGTACCGGGTCTGCCTGGCCTACCGGTCGCGCGCCCCCTGGGCGGCCGTGGCGGGTATCGCCTTCCCGCTCACCGGCTGGTTCCTGTTCTTCGACGAGGCCAGCTGGGTCACCTCGCTGACCGGCACGGCGTGGATGATCAACGCCTGGGCCTCGGCGGTCCGCTATTCCCGCGGCAAATCGGGCCCGATCCCGGTGTTCGTCTTCCTGTACCTGGCGATTTCGGTCGAATACGTCTTCCCCGCAGTCGAATCCGCGCTGATGCTGATCGCGGTGGCGGTCGGCGAACTGGTGTATCGGCGCAAATGGGAACCGGTGGCGCGGCTGACCGCGGTGGCGTTGTGCGCGGGCCTGGCCGGGCTGATGACCTATCTGCCGAGCATGTTGTCGGCGAAGGTCAGCTGGCGCGGCAACTCCCAGATCAACAACGACATGTTCCTGACCGTGCCGTGGTCGGAATCGCTGAATGCCAGTTTGCCGTCCACACTTCCGGCGTTCACCTCCTGGTGGGGCTATATTCAACCGCTGCCGATGACCTACATCGCCTGGTTCCTGATCCCGGTGCTGGCGTTCGTGGACTGGCGGAAGGCGCGCGACGCCTGGCAGGAATTCACGGCCGCCGCGCTGTTCGCGATCATGTTCCTGATGTGGGCGGCCGGTCCGGGCACGGTCGGGCCGCTGCGCTGGCCCGCGCGCGTGCTGCCGATGGTGGCGCTGGGCCTGCTGATCCTGGTCTGCGTGCTGGTCGGCCGGTTCGGCACGGTGCGCGGTTGGCGCAACCGGTGCATCGCGGCCGCGGTGCTGATCCTGGCGCTGTGGGTGCGCACCTTCAGCGCCGACCCGCACGATGTGGCGTGGCATCTGCTGTCGGCGGTCGTGGTGGCGGCGCTCGGCGCGGCGGCGGTGTGGCTGGGCCGCACCCGCGGTACCGCCGCGGCGGCGGCGCTGACCATCGTCGCGATGTTCCCGATCGCGTACGCGCAGGTGTGGAGCGTGCAGCCGACGCCGATGTCGTGGAATCTGCCCGCCTATCGCTCCGACGCCAAGGCGGCGTTCCCGCACTTCACCGGCACCACCATCCAGCTCGGTGACCGCGGGCTGTTGCAGCCGAACGACAAGTCGATCGAGGGCGCGTACGGCTCGCTGGTGTTCGGCAACTACGCCCGCGACCTCGAGCTGAGCTATGTCAACGGCTACACCCCCAACGGGCACTACTGGTTCGGCGACATGCTGTGCATGCGCTGGGACGCCAGCGTCTGCCCCGACGCCTACCGCCGCCTGTTCACCCCCGAGCCGACCACCGGCCGCACCCTGGTCGATCTGCTGAAGCTGGACCGGGTGGTGTTGCAGAAGGCGATGTTCCCCGACGTCGGCGAGCAGCCGGCGCCGGACGGCTGGAAGTGGGCCGACTATCCGGGCCACGACCGCTACATCTGGGTGCTCGAGCGCGAGGACGGGCTGATCTCCACGGTGAACGGCCGCGTCGCCGACGCTCACGACGTCACCGCCACCTCGCTGTCGGAGTCCGACACCACCAGCCGCGTGCGGGTGTCCTCGGCCGAGGGCGGCCGCGTGGTGTTCGCCCGGCTCGGCTGGCCCGGCTACCGCGCGACCCTGAACGGGCATGCGCTGCCGATCACCACGGTGTCGAAATCGATTCTGGCGGTGGACATTCCGGCGGGCACCTCGAACGCCGACCTGGAGGTGTCGTGGCGGCCGCCGGGCTGGAAGATCTGCATCGGCACCGCGGTCGTCGGCCTGGCCGGACTGGGTGTCCTGCAATGGGCCTATCTCCGGACCCGCCGCCGCGACGGCGACGATCCGGAGGCCGTCGCGGAACGCGAACCGGCGGAAGTGGTTTCGTGA
- a CDS encoding glycosyltransferase family 2 protein produces the protein MPIPSARSHHRIPVVHARSNGHQGRAHGVSVVVPVYRGEETIADLVAELHELARPTTTPCGATFVVEEIVLVHDHGPDRSDVVLERLDREYDQVRVVWLSRNFGQDAATIAGMSAARGEWIVTMDEDGQHDPAFIGTFIDTALAQRADLVYSKPSNTRPHGFLRNLTSRGAKLVLATLFAFPDSTRFESYRLIRGDIGRQLAGVASNGVYLDVALTWVVGEAAQAPVVLRAEGREESGYNYRRLFSLFWKMVLCSGTRGLRLVSMLGVTLALAGLVFAAVITWQKIFGEGSNPEGWASTIVVLLLVSGAILFSLGLIAEYLGVALHVLVGKPLYLTVDSPTPRPDALPLELPEPELITTSAGSDPGEH, from the coding sequence ATGCCGATACCCTCCGCACGTTCGCACCACCGCATCCCGGTCGTCCACGCCCGGAGCAACGGTCACCAGGGCCGCGCCCACGGCGTCTCCGTGGTCGTGCCGGTCTATCGCGGCGAGGAGACGATCGCCGATCTGGTCGCCGAACTCCACGAACTCGCGCGGCCGACCACCACCCCCTGCGGCGCCACCTTCGTGGTCGAGGAGATCGTGCTGGTGCACGACCACGGTCCCGACCGTTCCGATGTCGTGCTGGAGCGGCTGGACCGCGAGTACGACCAGGTGCGCGTGGTCTGGCTGAGCCGCAACTTCGGCCAGGACGCCGCGACCATCGCCGGCATGTCCGCGGCCCGCGGCGAGTGGATCGTCACCATGGACGAGGACGGCCAGCACGATCCGGCGTTCATCGGGACCTTCATCGATACCGCGCTGGCCCAGCGGGCCGATCTGGTCTACTCCAAGCCGAGCAACACCCGGCCGCACGGTTTCCTGCGCAACCTCACCTCCCGTGGCGCGAAGCTGGTGCTGGCGACGCTGTTCGCCTTCCCGGATTCCACCCGGTTCGAGAGCTACCGGCTGATCCGCGGCGATATCGGCCGGCAGCTGGCCGGGGTGGCCTCCAACGGGGTGTATCTCGACGTCGCGCTGACCTGGGTGGTCGGCGAGGCCGCGCAGGCGCCGGTGGTGCTGCGGGCCGAGGGTCGCGAGGAGTCCGGCTACAACTATCGCCGGCTGTTCTCGCTGTTCTGGAAGATGGTGCTGTGCAGCGGCACTCGCGGCCTGCGGCTGGTGAGCATGCTCGGCGTGACGCTGGCCCTGGCCGGGCTGGTCTTCGCGGCGGTGATCACCTGGCAGAAGATCTTCGGCGAGGGCAGCAACCCCGAGGGCTGGGCCTCGACGATCGTCGTCCTGCTGCTCGTATCGGGGGCGATCCTTTTCTCACTGGGCCTGATCGCCGAGTACCTCGGGGTGGCGCTGCACGTCCTGGTGGGCAAACCGCTGTATCTGACGGTAGATTCGCCGACACCGCGGCCGGACGCGCTCCCGCTGGAGCTGCCCGAGCCGGAATTGATCACGACGAGCGCAGGGAGCGACCCGGGTGAGCACTGA
- the rffA gene encoding dTDP-4-amino-4,6-dideoxygalactose transaminase — translation MSTDRIIFSRPRRAAGELANLEAVLSSDHSHGDGPFTAAATEKLRRITTAPHVLLTTSCTHALEMAGLLLELGPDDEVIVPSFGFTSTATAMALRGATVVFADIDDRGNIDADSVAAAITERTKAIMVIHYGGVAAEMDRLLALAESRGIAIVEDNAHGLGGSWRGRPLGTIGAVGALSFHDTKNVHCGEGGALLLTDDILMARAEIMREKGTDRARFLRGAVDKYSWQDIGSSYLPSELNAAVLDAQLAEFEAIQAGRFRVWNSYAAALPDWAARNDVRLMQVPADREHTAHLYYLRTPTEQRRDDLIDHLRGQGISAPFHYVPLDSSPAGLKLGRTPTPCVRTAEFSGTLIRLPLWPDLTDAQVARVVDAVTDFMV, via the coding sequence GTGAGCACTGACCGCATCATCTTCTCGCGGCCCCGCCGGGCCGCCGGTGAGCTGGCCAATCTGGAAGCGGTGCTGTCCTCGGATCACAGTCACGGCGACGGCCCGTTCACCGCGGCCGCCACCGAGAAGCTGCGGCGGATCACCACCGCGCCGCACGTCCTGCTGACCACCTCGTGCACGCACGCGCTGGAGATGGCCGGACTGCTGCTGGAGCTGGGTCCGGACGACGAGGTGATCGTGCCGAGCTTCGGCTTCACCTCCACCGCCACCGCGATGGCGCTGCGCGGGGCCACCGTGGTGTTCGCCGATATCGACGACCGCGGCAACATCGACGCGGATTCGGTCGCCGCCGCGATCACCGAGCGCACCAAGGCGATCATGGTGATCCACTACGGCGGGGTGGCGGCCGAGATGGACCGGCTGCTGGCGCTGGCCGAATCGCGCGGTATCGCGATCGTCGAGGACAACGCGCACGGGCTGGGCGGCAGCTGGCGGGGTCGCCCGCTGGGCACCATCGGCGCGGTCGGCGCGCTGAGCTTCCACGACACCAAGAACGTGCACTGCGGTGAGGGCGGCGCGCTGCTGCTCACCGACGACATCCTGATGGCGCGCGCGGAGATCATGCGGGAGAAGGGCACCGACCGGGCCCGCTTCCTGCGCGGCGCGGTGGACAAGTACTCCTGGCAGGACATCGGATCCAGTTATCTGCCCAGTGAACTCAACGCCGCGGTGCTCGACGCGCAGCTCGCCGAATTCGAGGCGATCCAGGCGGGCCGCTTCCGGGTCTGGAACTCGTACGCCGCGGCCCTGCCGGACTGGGCCGCCCGCAACGACGTCCGCCTGATGCAGGTACCGGCCGACCGCGAGCACACCGCGCACCTGTACTACCTGCGCACCCCCACCGAGCAGCGCCGCGACGACCTGATCGATCATCTTCGGGGACAAGGCATTTCGGCGCCGTTCCACTACGTGCCGCTGGACTCGAGCCCGGCGGGCCTGAAGCTGGGCCGCACCCCGACCCCGTGCGTGCGCACCGCAGAGTTCTCGGGCACCCTGATCCGGCTGCCGCTGTGGCCGGACCTCACCGACGCGCAGGTCGCCCGGGTCGTCGACGCGGTCACCGACTTCATGGTCTGA